A genomic window from Pseudomonadales bacterium includes:
- a CDS encoding ferric reductase-like transmembrane domain-containing protein gives MTAGLLVALLLFGAALLPDRLPAAGFGWDALNGLGISALALLIALAWDAESPSRTVRLRLHQNLALGALVLVTAHSVGFLLFDPLLLEHLKPTAPVHMLIALAALLIIVILGITSFPGIRHRIYAGFRNFRRWHIALSLLALAGSLWHLLGIGSTFQGPWRTGVLVAGAALLPLVARLRRANGGHRGWSQPPADIRAADRHAIAATAAGLCLAVGYGLLKNL, from the coding sequence ATGACAGCCGGATTACTCGTCGCCCTGCTGCTGTTCGGTGCCGCCCTGCTGCCCGATCGCCTGCCCGCCGCGGGGTTCGGCTGGGATGCCCTCAATGGGCTGGGAATCAGCGCCCTCGCGCTGCTCATTGCCCTGGCCTGGGACGCGGAGTCGCCTTCGCGCACGGTGCGGCTGCGCCTCCATCAGAATCTCGCCCTCGGTGCTCTGGTGCTGGTGACTGCTCACAGCGTCGGCTTTCTGCTCTTCGATCCCCTGCTGCTCGAACACCTGAAGCCGACGGCGCCCGTGCACATGCTCATTGCCCTCGCCGCCCTCCTGATCATTGTGATACTCGGCATCACCTCCTTTCCCGGCATCCGCCATCGTATTTACGCAGGATTCCGGAATTTCCGCCGCTGGCACATCGCCCTGTCGCTGCTCGCTCTGGCGGGCAGCCTCTGGCACCTGCTCGGCATCGGCTCTACCTTTCAGGGGCCCTGGCGAACAGGCGTGCTGGTCGCTGGGGCCGCCCTGCTGCCCCTGGTCGCCCGCTTGCGCCGCGCCAACGGCGGGCACAGGGGCTGGAGTCAGCCGCCGGCGGACATTCGTGCAGCAGATCGACACGCAATAGCCGCGACCGCTGCCGGGCTGTGTCTGGCTGTCGGCTATGGCCTGTTGAAAAATCTGTGA
- a CDS encoding amine dehydrogenase large subunit, with product MRSLQRWQHRRDGVSHRLRRLPILTAAFGVMMVSSLPQPALAATLEPEPVGTITSLPSPYPAHWLIVHDTAFNHMREGKLFIVDPRIPGGGQIKGILSADFFASFLIGHARNEFYVVESFHSRGGRGGERTDVVTIYDPATLGVKAEVVVPAKRLTGMPNRFQTTLTGDGRFLLIYNYTPAQSVTVVDVVQQKVAEEVPLPGCAFTIPVAARGFLSICSDGSARSTLLQEDGSVADAVRIPPFIDVDEDAMMEKPAIVNGVAYFPTFTGNLLPIDVSAHPARVMASWSLTTAQERSAGWRPGGAWPAAGDAQGRVHVLMHSHGAEGTHKDGGDQVWSYDAATGTRIGDFALREWGLAITVAATDPASIIVTGAAGSIDLYSAQGDHNTTLDLQMEFPLFVHSLSPPSTRSEGGAR from the coding sequence ATGAGAAGTCTGCAGCGCTGGCAGCACAGGCGTGACGGTGTGTCGCATCGGTTGAGGCGGCTGCCGATACTGACTGCGGCGTTCGGGGTCATGATGGTCTCGAGTCTACCGCAGCCAGCCCTGGCTGCGACCCTGGAGCCGGAACCGGTCGGCACCATCACCAGCCTGCCCAGCCCCTATCCGGCGCACTGGCTCATCGTGCACGACACCGCATTCAATCACATGCGGGAAGGCAAGCTCTTCATCGTCGACCCTCGGATACCGGGTGGTGGTCAGATCAAGGGGATCCTGTCCGCGGACTTCTTTGCGAGCTTCCTGATCGGTCACGCCCGCAACGAATTCTATGTGGTGGAGTCCTTCCACAGCCGGGGCGGTCGGGGTGGGGAGCGCACGGATGTCGTTACCATCTATGACCCTGCAACCCTGGGTGTGAAGGCGGAGGTCGTGGTGCCGGCGAAACGGCTCACCGGGATGCCCAACAGATTTCAGACGACGCTTACCGGCGATGGCCGTTTCCTGCTTATCTACAACTACACACCGGCCCAGTCGGTGACGGTGGTGGATGTGGTGCAGCAGAAGGTCGCAGAAGAAGTCCCGCTGCCCGGTTGCGCCTTCACGATTCCCGTAGCCGCCCGGGGATTCCTCTCGATCTGCAGCGACGGCAGTGCGCGCTCCACCCTGCTGCAGGAAGACGGCAGCGTGGCAGACGCCGTCCGTATCCCGCCCTTCATCGATGTCGACGAGGACGCGATGATGGAAAAACCGGCGATTGTGAACGGTGTAGCCTACTTCCCGACCTTCACTGGTAATCTGCTTCCCATCGATGTCAGTGCGCATCCGGCCCGGGTGATGGCGTCCTGGTCATTGACAACGGCCCAGGAGCGGTCTGCGGGCTGGCGTCCGGGTGGTGCCTGGCCTGCGGCGGGGGATGCTCAGGGCCGAGTGCATGTGCTGATGCATTCGCATGGTGCTGAGGGTACTCATAAGGACGGGGGTGATCAGGTCTGGAGTTACGACGCTGCAACCGGCACTCGAATCGGGGATTTCGCCCTGAGAGAGTGGGGGCTGGCGATCACTGTGGCCGCGACGGATCCCGCGTCCATCATTGTGACCGGCGCTGCGGGCAGCATTGACCTCTACAGCGCACAGGGAGACCACAATACAACGCTGGATTTACAGATGGAGTTCCCCCTGTTTGTGCATTCCCTGAGTCCGCCGTCGACCCGATCGGAAGGAGGTGCACGATGA
- a CDS encoding VWA domain-containing protein: MKYSAALLLLTWLILTGCGERPNHATGVYMLLDTSGTYTEEIDKAQQIINYTLSKLNPGDSFAVARIDTASFSEKDIVAKVTFDDRPSTANGQKRQFQEHVNRFVHEVHGSPYTDISGGLLQALEYLTEKSPGRKTIFIFSDLKEDLAEGFIRDFSMTFTDVHVVAMNVTKLRSDNVDPREYLDRLAYWQSRIEQSGGRWQVINDLDRLEKLFTS; encoded by the coding sequence ATGAAGTACAGTGCAGCCCTCTTACTCCTGACCTGGCTGATCCTTACCGGCTGTGGCGAACGGCCCAACCATGCCACCGGCGTGTACATGCTGCTGGATACGTCGGGAACCTACACCGAGGAGATCGACAAGGCCCAGCAGATCATCAACTACACCTTGTCCAAGCTGAATCCCGGCGACTCATTCGCGGTGGCGCGAATCGACACTGCCAGTTTCAGTGAGAAGGACATCGTCGCCAAAGTAACCTTCGACGACCGCCCGAGCACGGCCAACGGTCAGAAGCGCCAGTTCCAGGAACATGTGAACCGGTTCGTGCACGAAGTGCACGGCTCACCCTACACGGACATCTCGGGCGGGCTGCTGCAGGCACTCGAATACCTGACAGAAAAATCACCGGGCAGAAAGACCATATTCATATTCTCCGATCTCAAGGAAGATCTGGCAGAAGGCTTCATCAGAGATTTCTCGATGACCTTTACCGACGTGCACGTGGTGGCGATGAATGTCACCAAGCTGCGCTCCGACAATGTCGATCCCCGGGAGTATCTCGACCGGCTGGCCTACTGGCAGAGTCGCATTGAGCAGTCCGGCGGACGCTGGCAGGTGATCAACGATCTGGATCGGCTCGAAAAACTCTTTACGAGCTGA
- a CDS encoding methylamine dehydrogenase light chain, whose product MSWFDRLIEQSARDLARRTSRRSWLKAMGTVLVGAAGLPLLPVARAAGGAHGGAPGDGAPDAGDARSCDYWRYCAIDGFLCGCCGGSETACPPGTTMSPITWVGTCRNPVDGHSYVISYNDCCGKTACGHCFCNRNEGDRPMYRPDKSNDINWCLGDGSSLYHCSTAIVVGVAPD is encoded by the coding sequence ATGAGCTGGTTTGATCGTCTCATCGAACAGTCCGCCCGTGACCTGGCCCGGCGCACATCACGTCGAAGCTGGTTGAAAGCCATGGGTACGGTGCTCGTGGGCGCTGCGGGTCTGCCGCTGCTGCCGGTTGCCCGGGCAGCGGGCGGCGCGCATGGTGGCGCACCGGGTGACGGCGCTCCCGATGCTGGTGATGCCCGTTCCTGCGACTACTGGCGCTACTGTGCCATCGACGGTTTTCTCTGCGGCTGCTGCGGCGGATCCGAGACCGCCTGCCCGCCGGGTACCACCATGTCGCCCATCACCTGGGTGGGCACCTGCCGGAATCCGGTGGACGGCCACAGCTATGTGATTTCCTACAACGACTGCTGTGGCAAGACGGCCTGTGGTCACTGTTTCTGCAATCGCAACGAAGGCGATCGGCCCATGTACCGGCCGGACAAGAGCAATGACATCAACTGGTGTCTGGGGGACGGCAGCAGCCTGTACCACTGCTCTACCGCCATCGTGGTCGGTGTCGCGCCGGATTAG
- a CDS encoding cytochrome c3 family protein, whose protein sequence is MRSAVVLMVLAGSVWTCDGYRQQAREAAPMLPVTFAHADHTSVNCITCHHNFIDQTGQGLCFDCHKNHPDVRGLREAQFHTLCRDCHAQRQAQGDEAGPLRSCKGCHVADDAP, encoded by the coding sequence TTGCGCAGTGCCGTTGTGCTGATGGTGCTCGCCGGGTCGGTGTGGACCTGCGACGGCTATCGACAACAGGCTCGCGAGGCTGCGCCCATGCTGCCGGTTACTTTTGCCCATGCGGATCACACTTCGGTGAACTGCATCACCTGTCACCACAACTTCATCGATCAGACCGGACAGGGGCTGTGCTTCGACTGTCACAAAAATCACCCGGACGTGCGCGGCCTCCGGGAGGCGCAGTTTCACACCTTATGCAGGGACTGCCATGCGCAGCGACAGGCCCAGGGTGACGAGGCGGGCCCGCTGCGCAGCTGCAAAGGGTGCCACGTCGCGGACGACGCCCCCTGA
- a CDS encoding cyclase family protein has product MRTVVLLLTLLCASATWAADWYPSRYGADDTLGAINNLSPGAVVDAARLVRTGKTYALGVVTGPDSPAYPPRRYSMTVLQPPDGTGTMLGSNRATYNDDLLFTWMGIGSQLDGLGHLGTEHRYYNGLRAQDFVTTTGLTRLNVDALPPIVSRGVLLDMARHLGQSPVAAGTAFNRAAIDAAASAQGISLRKGDVVLFHTGWLNLVGVDNAAFMNGEPGLGVEGARYLAGLGVVAVGSDTWAVEAIPHEDPAQAFPVHVELLARHGVYILENMDTRALAADAAYEFLFVLGAPRFAGAVQAVINPVAIR; this is encoded by the coding sequence ATGAGAACTGTAGTGCTGCTGTTGACCCTGCTGTGTGCCAGCGCCACCTGGGCCGCCGACTGGTATCCGTCCCGCTATGGCGCCGACGACACCCTGGGTGCGATCAACAATCTGTCTCCCGGGGCTGTGGTCGACGCAGCGCGTCTGGTGCGGACCGGCAAAACCTATGCGCTGGGCGTGGTCACCGGTCCGGACTCACCCGCTTATCCACCGCGCCGCTACTCGATGACCGTGCTGCAGCCGCCGGATGGTACGGGCACCATGCTGGGCAGCAATCGGGCGACCTACAACGACGATCTGCTCTTCACCTGGATGGGCATCGGCAGCCAGCTCGACGGGCTGGGCCATCTGGGCACGGAGCACCGTTACTACAACGGTCTGCGCGCCCAGGACTTCGTGACCACCACAGGGCTGACCCGACTCAACGTGGACGCCCTGCCGCCCATCGTTAGCCGTGGTGTGCTGCTGGACATGGCCAGGCATCTGGGACAGTCACCGGTTGCGGCGGGCACAGCATTCAACCGGGCAGCCATCGATGCTGCGGCCAGCGCCCAGGGCATCAGTCTGCGCAAAGGTGATGTGGTGCTGTTTCACACCGGCTGGCTGAATCTTGTCGGTGTAGACAATGCCGCCTTCATGAACGGTGAACCCGGACTCGGTGTGGAAGGTGCGCGCTATCTTGCCGGGCTGGGCGTGGTAGCAGTGGGTTCGGATACCTGGGCGGTGGAGGCCATACCCCACGAGGATCCTGCCCAGGCGTTTCCTGTGCATGTCGAGTTGCTGGCCAGGCACGGTGTCTACATCCTGGAAAACATGGATACCCGGGCACTGGCTGCGGATGCCGCATATGAGTTTCTCTTCGTGCTCGGGGCGCCGCGCTTCGCGGGTGCCGTGCAGGCAGTGATCAATCCGGTTGCGATCCGATGA
- a CDS encoding SRPBCC domain-containing protein encodes MGVSISPLHVRRGLWMAASASQIWQEFETMHRLSAWFGRGHELVYFEPVLGGRIELSVVVDEEVRPFGGQLIVWEPGCEMTFENNWHPPHQWPVSTLLTLRLVPMYEGTLVELFHHGFERLGAGAGDELEGYEAGWSVRQLSALKAIVEG; translated from the coding sequence ATGGGCGTATCAATCAGTCCTCTGCACGTGCGCAGAGGACTCTGGATGGCGGCCTCGGCCTCACAGATCTGGCAGGAATTCGAGACCATGCATCGCCTTTCCGCCTGGTTCGGGCGCGGGCATGAGCTGGTCTACTTCGAACCCGTGCTGGGAGGACGTATCGAACTCAGTGTGGTCGTCGATGAGGAAGTGCGTCCCTTCGGTGGCCAGCTGATCGTCTGGGAGCCTGGTTGTGAGATGACTTTCGAGAACAACTGGCACCCGCCGCATCAATGGCCGGTGTCCACCCTGCTCACCCTGCGCCTGGTACCGATGTATGAAGGGACCCTGGTCGAGCTGTTTCACCATGGCTTCGAGCGTCTCGGTGCGGGTGCGGGGGATGAACTGGAAGGGTACGAAGCTGGCTGGTCCGTCCGTCAGTTGAGTGCGCTCAAGGCAATCGTCGAAGGTTGA
- a CDS encoding arginine/lysine/ornithine decarboxylase, with amino-acid sequence MVPVPPQPLNPQTQEARMRFQYPIVIIDEDFRSENASGLGIRALAAAIEEAGVETLGVTSYVDLSSFAQQQSRAGGFILSIDDEEFSDPDTVEGSPVAQLRAFVEEIRFRNADIPIFLHGETRTSRHIPNDVLRELHGFIHMFEDTPEFVARMIIRESKKYLDSLAPPFFKALTQYAQDGSYSWHCPGHSGGVAFLKSPVGRMFHQFFGENMLRADVCNAVDELGQLLDHTGPVAASERNAARIFGADHLYFVTNGTSTSNKIVWHSTVAPDDIVVVDRNCHKSVLHSIIMTGAVPVFLMPTRNHYGIIGPIPKSEFEPAAIAKKIAANPCAKGLKGKPRVLTITQSTYDGVLYNVDEIKSLLDGKVDTLMFDEAWLPHATFHEFYHGMHAIGRDRELCRESMVFATQSTHKLLAGLSQASQILVQESQTRKLDRYSFNEAYLMHMSTSPQYSIIASCDVAAAMMEPPGGKALVEESIREALDFRRAMRKVDDEFGDSWWFKVWGPEHLAEEGVGSREEWMLHANERWHGFGDLAEGFNMLDPIKATVITPGLDVDGDFSETGIPAAIVTKYLAEHGIIVEKTGLYSFFIMFTIGITKGRWNTLVTELQQFKDDYDSNQPLWRVLPLFVAKYPQYELTGLRDLCEEIHSIYTEYDVAHLTTDMYMSEMEPVMKPADAFAKMAHREIDRVPIDELEGRITSVLLTPYPPGIPLLIPGERFNRTIVDYLRFARVFNRRFPGFGTDIHGLVEEKVGGESRLFVDCVRV; translated from the coding sequence ATGGTTCCCGTACCTCCGCAGCCCCTCAACCCGCAGACTCAGGAAGCCCGTATGCGTTTTCAGTATCCGATTGTCATCATCGACGAAGACTTCCGCTCGGAGAATGCCAGTGGTCTGGGGATTCGTGCGCTCGCAGCGGCAATCGAGGAGGCTGGCGTCGAAACGCTGGGGGTGACGAGCTACGTGGATCTGTCGAGCTTCGCCCAGCAGCAGTCCCGGGCAGGGGGCTTCATCCTCTCCATCGACGATGAGGAATTCAGCGATCCGGACACTGTAGAAGGCAGTCCGGTCGCCCAGCTGAGAGCCTTTGTTGAAGAGATCCGTTTCCGTAATGCCGATATCCCGATCTTCCTGCATGGCGAAACCCGCACTTCCCGGCACATTCCCAACGATGTGCTGCGGGAACTCCACGGTTTCATTCACATGTTCGAAGACACCCCGGAATTCGTCGCCCGGATGATCATCCGGGAATCGAAGAAGTATCTCGACAGCCTCGCCCCGCCTTTCTTCAAAGCACTTACCCAGTACGCACAGGATGGCTCCTATTCCTGGCACTGTCCCGGTCATTCCGGCGGTGTCGCGTTTCTGAAGAGCCCGGTCGGGCGGATGTTCCACCAGTTCTTCGGTGAGAACATGCTGCGTGCCGATGTCTGCAATGCGGTGGACGAACTCGGCCAGCTGCTCGACCACACAGGCCCGGTGGCAGCTTCGGAGCGCAATGCTGCGCGCATCTTTGGCGCTGATCATCTCTATTTCGTGACCAACGGCACTTCGACGTCGAACAAGATCGTCTGGCATTCGACGGTGGCCCCGGACGACATCGTGGTTGTCGACCGCAACTGCCACAAGAGCGTATTGCACTCAATCATCATGACCGGTGCGGTGCCCGTGTTCCTGATGCCGACCCGCAATCACTACGGCATCATCGGACCGATTCCCAAGAGCGAATTCGAACCTGCCGCGATCGCGAAGAAGATCGCGGCGAACCCCTGCGCCAAAGGTCTAAAGGGTAAGCCGCGGGTTCTGACCATCACCCAGAGCACCTACGATGGGGTGCTCTACAACGTCGATGAAATCAAATCCCTGCTCGATGGCAAGGTCGATACACTGATGTTCGACGAGGCCTGGTTGCCCCACGCCACCTTCCACGAGTTCTATCACGGCATGCACGCCATCGGGCGCGATCGTGAGCTGTGCAGAGAGTCGATGGTGTTCGCCACCCAGTCGACACACAAACTGCTGGCGGGTCTGTCCCAGGCGTCACAGATCCTGGTGCAGGAATCCCAGACCCGGAAGCTCGACCGGTACAGCTTCAACGAAGCCTATCTGATGCACATGTCCACGAGTCCGCAGTATTCGATCATTGCGTCCTGCGATGTGGCCGCGGCCATGATGGAGCCGCCGGGTGGCAAGGCACTGGTAGAGGAATCCATCCGGGAGGCGCTGGACTTCCGGCGCGCGATGCGCAAGGTGGATGATGAATTCGGCGATTCCTGGTGGTTCAAGGTCTGGGGTCCGGAACATCTGGCAGAGGAAGGCGTGGGATCCCGGGAAGAATGGATGCTGCATGCGAACGAACGCTGGCATGGCTTCGGTGATCTGGCAGAAGGATTCAACATGCTGGATCCGATCAAGGCCACGGTGATCACACCCGGTCTCGATGTGGATGGTGACTTCTCAGAGACCGGTATTCCCGCCGCCATCGTCACCAAATACCTGGCCGAACACGGGATCATCGTCGAGAAGACGGGGCTGTACTCCTTCTTCATCATGTTTACGATCGGTATCACCAAGGGACGCTGGAATACCCTGGTGACCGAACTGCAGCAGTTCAAGGATGATTACGATTCCAACCAGCCCCTGTGGCGGGTGCTGCCGCTGTTCGTGGCCAAATATCCCCAGTATGAACTCACCGGCCTGCGTGACCTCTGTGAGGAGATCCACTCGATCTATACCGAGTACGATGTGGCGCATCTGACTACCGACATGTACATGTCGGAGATGGAACCGGTGATGAAGCCGGCAGATGCATTCGCCAAGATGGCCCATCGGGAGATAGACCGGGTGCCCATCGACGAACTCGAAGGGCGTATCACCAGTGTTCTGCTCACCCCCTATCCGCCGGGGATACCGCTGCTGATTCCAGGCGAGCGTTTCAACAGAACAATCGTCGACTATCTGCGCTTCGCGCGTGTATTCAACCGACGCTTCCCCGGTTTCGGCACCGACATACACGGGCTGGTCGAAGAAAAGGTCGGCGGTGAGAGCCGGCTCTTCGTGGACTGCGTGCGTGTCTGA
- a CDS encoding molybdopterin-dependent oxidoreductase, with the protein MREVRTFCRVCEPACGMIATVDGDRLIKLAADKSHPISEGFVCNKGIYGLDMHNDPDRLRFPLRRTAQGEFEEISWDTALAEIAARLSAIKTARGGNAIGSYTGNPTAFNALYGPSFGSFMRQLGARRHFSSGTQDCANKFAASEAVFGTRTLHPVPDIDNSDFILLLGENPAVSHMSFVSIPNPMAHLKAAQARGARILYVNPRRIESARGAGDVLHIRPDTDVYLLAALIHEIGAGKGFHADTRGFHADARSHGRGLEQLQAFVAAYPAERVAGVTGIPAAEIRQLAQDFAAAPSACAHMSTGVNMGRQGTLAYWLLQMLLLVTGNLGRTGGNFYSLGFYERAPAAGKAVPEGYLETPFGEVRKPGGVGISLPGNLLADYILDDPDPLRALFVSSGNPVLSIAGEQRMREALESLDLLVCVDIYRNATAEHADYVLPAAGAFEREDINITGLGMQFKPSVQYTEAVVPPAYERRPDWWIYESLCKAMGFTSLLDEAEPNLWGRVDAMLRSRGYSMAQLRSEQIIALERSRPEEFLKFVQSEDQQIDCFPPSFDKALTRMSEIFAQLESEPAGALKLISKRDAYTFNSWFANVDKLKRGDRDRNYLFMHPGDAERRQIVEGAAVTIRNRYGEIQAPVKLTDDLMPGVVAMTHGWGHARSRGMQVARERAGVNCNVLLPSGPGSFEPLSSQAHMTGIAVEVTPL; encoded by the coding sequence GTGCGCGAAGTCCGTACGTTCTGCCGGGTCTGTGAACCGGCCTGCGGGATGATCGCCACAGTCGACGGCGATCGGCTGATCAAGCTCGCCGCAGACAAGTCCCACCCGATCTCAGAGGGCTTCGTGTGCAACAAAGGCATCTACGGCCTCGATATGCACAACGATCCGGATCGTCTGCGATTTCCCCTGCGCCGCACCGCGCAGGGTGAGTTTGAGGAAATCAGCTGGGATACCGCCCTGGCCGAAATCGCCGCACGTCTGAGCGCGATCAAAACCGCCAGAGGCGGCAATGCCATCGGCTCCTATACGGGTAATCCCACCGCTTTCAACGCGCTCTACGGCCCCTCTTTCGGCAGCTTCATGCGCCAGCTCGGGGCGCGGCGCCACTTCAGTTCCGGCACTCAGGACTGTGCAAACAAATTTGCGGCCAGCGAGGCGGTGTTCGGCACCCGTACACTGCACCCGGTCCCTGACATCGACAACTCAGACTTCATCCTGCTGCTCGGTGAGAATCCCGCGGTCAGCCACATGTCATTCGTGTCGATCCCCAATCCGATGGCACACCTGAAGGCGGCACAGGCCCGGGGCGCCCGGATCCTCTATGTGAATCCGCGCAGGATCGAGTCCGCCCGTGGCGCGGGGGACGTGCTGCACATCCGGCCGGATACGGACGTCTATCTGCTGGCTGCGCTGATCCACGAGATCGGTGCGGGCAAAGGTTTCCACGCGGACACCCGCGGATTTCATGCGGATGCACGCAGTCACGGTCGCGGTCTCGAACAGCTTCAGGCCTTTGTTGCCGCCTACCCGGCAGAGCGGGTGGCAGGGGTGACAGGCATTCCTGCTGCCGAGATCCGTCAGCTGGCGCAGGATTTTGCGGCAGCACCCAGCGCCTGTGCGCACATGTCCACCGGGGTGAACATGGGCCGTCAGGGCACCCTCGCCTACTGGCTGCTGCAGATGCTGCTGCTGGTGACCGGTAATCTGGGTCGAACCGGTGGCAATTTTTACTCACTGGGTTTCTACGAACGCGCTCCGGCCGCGGGAAAAGCGGTGCCGGAAGGGTATCTCGAGACACCTTTCGGCGAAGTCCGCAAGCCCGGTGGTGTGGGCATCAGTCTGCCGGGTAACCTGCTCGCAGACTACATACTCGACGACCCTGATCCTCTGCGTGCGCTTTTCGTCAGTTCCGGTAATCCGGTTCTGTCCATCGCCGGCGAGCAACGCATGCGCGAAGCCCTCGAGTCCCTGGATCTGCTGGTCTGTGTGGACATCTACCGCAACGCCACCGCAGAACACGCCGATTACGTTCTCCCTGCCGCCGGTGCATTCGAACGGGAAGACATCAATATCACCGGCCTCGGTATGCAGTTCAAGCCCAGTGTGCAGTACACCGAAGCCGTCGTGCCTCCGGCCTACGAACGCCGGCCGGACTGGTGGATCTACGAATCCCTGTGCAAGGCGATGGGCTTCACCTCTCTGCTGGATGAAGCTGAGCCCAACCTGTGGGGTCGGGTCGATGCAATGCTGCGTTCGCGCGGCTACTCGATGGCGCAGTTGCGCAGCGAGCAGATCATTGCCCTCGAGCGATCCCGGCCGGAGGAATTTCTTAAATTCGTGCAATCGGAAGATCAGCAGATCGACTGCTTTCCGCCGAGCTTCGACAAGGCCCTGACACGCATGTCAGAGATATTCGCTCAGCTCGAATCCGAACCGGCGGGCGCGCTCAAACTCATCTCGAAACGGGACGCCTACACGTTCAACAGCTGGTTCGCCAATGTCGACAAACTCAAACGTGGCGATCGCGACCGCAACTATCTGTTCATGCATCCGGGTGATGCCGAGCGCAGACAGATTGTGGAAGGTGCCGCGGTGACCATCCGCAACCGGTATGGAGAAATACAGGCACCGGTGAAACTCACCGATGACCTGATGCCCGGGGTGGTTGCGATGACGCACGGCTGGGGACACGCCAGGAGTCGGGGAATGCAGGTCGCCCGGGAACGGGCGGGAGTGAACTGTAACGTGCTGCTGCCCTCCGGGCCTGGCAGCTTCGAACCCCTGTCGAGCCAGGCACATATGACGGGTATCGCGGTAGAGGTGACGCCCCTTTAG
- a CDS encoding alcohol dehydrogenase catalytic domain-containing protein, with translation MLAMQMTRTVSLLEEDEPLTPVDLPVPEPGPGELLLRVSACGVCHTELDEIEGRTLPPRLPVVPGHEVVGRIEAFGSGDFELPAGARVGVGWIHSSSGAVDENLDPDFRATGRDVNGGYAEFMTVPAGYAYPIPDTLDDVQAAPLLCAGAIGYRALQLSGLRDGQRLGLSGFGGSAHIVLQLCRHLYPHSKIYVFARDAGSREFARSLGADWAGNTTDRVSPGLHAIIDTTPAWTPVVEALANLAPGGRLVINAIRKEDADRSALTRISYHQHLWMEREIKTVANITHYDIAEFLPIAAAIPIRSEVKTYPLLSANAALVSLKRESVRGAKVLLIGSQPD, from the coding sequence ATGCTTGCCATGCAGATGACCAGGACGGTCTCACTGCTCGAAGAAGATGAGCCCCTGACACCGGTGGACCTGCCCGTGCCGGAACCGGGCCCCGGTGAACTGCTGCTCAGGGTCAGCGCCTGTGGTGTCTGCCATACCGAACTGGACGAGATCGAAGGGCGCACTCTGCCACCCCGTCTGCCCGTGGTACCCGGTCATGAAGTGGTGGGCAGAATCGAGGCCTTCGGCTCCGGCGACTTCGAGCTGCCTGCCGGCGCCCGGGTCGGGGTGGGCTGGATACATTCCTCCAGTGGTGCCGTCGACGAGAATCTCGATCCGGATTTCCGCGCCACCGGCCGGGATGTGAACGGCGGCTATGCGGAATTCATGACTGTGCCCGCCGGCTACGCCTACCCGATTCCGGACACACTCGACGATGTGCAGGCAGCACCGCTGCTCTGCGCAGGTGCGATCGGCTATCGGGCGCTGCAGCTGTCGGGCCTGCGCGATGGCCAGCGTCTCGGTCTCAGCGGATTCGGCGGTTCGGCGCACATCGTCCTGCAGTTGTGCCGGCACCTTTACCCCCACTCGAAGATTTATGTGTTTGCACGGGATGCCGGATCCCGGGAATTCGCACGCTCTCTCGGCGCCGACTGGGCGGGCAACACCACGGATCGGGTCAGTCCGGGACTGCACGCCATCATCGACACTACCCCCGCCTGGACACCCGTGGTCGAGGCGCTGGCCAATCTGGCACCGGGCGGACGGCTGGTCATCAATGCCATCCGCAAGGAAGACGCTGATCGGTCTGCGCTGACACGGATTTCCTATCATCAGCACCTGTGGATGGAGCGGGAGATCAAGACTGTCGCCAACATCACCCACTACGACATCGCCGAATTTCTGCCGATCGCCGCGGCCATCCCGATCCGCTCCGAAGTGAAGACCTACCCGCTGCTCTCTGCCAATGCGGCGCTGGTGAGCCTGAAACGCGAATCTGTGCGCGGTGCGAAAGTCCTGCTCATCGGATCGCAACCGGATTGA